A stretch of Dama dama isolate Ldn47 chromosome 22, ASM3311817v1, whole genome shotgun sequence DNA encodes these proteins:
- the LOC133043281 gene encoding developmental pluripotency-associated protein 3 translates to MDSSEDNPTWTLESLKTSIEDASQAMQVATQLSEMLATNLGNLTLNPSIKLPYLPEYPSQPTGQLLSEKTPNRRRGVRTVLSERRYRMKKLIESLRLRYANGVPRSDSQRVLQQQKDTEIQSRMGRFQCTCSYCQFKRNPSDDNYENYYNTTYSNYAMESNES, encoded by the exons ATGGATTCATCAGAGGATAACCCAACCTGGACCCTAGAGTCTCTTAAAACATCCATCGAGGATGCTTCCCAGGCAATGCAGG ttgccACTCAACTCTCTGAAATGTTAGCAACGAACCTCGGTAACTTGACTCTCAACCCTAGTATCAAGTTGCCGTATCTACCAGAATACCCATCTCAACCAACCGGGCAGTTACTTAGTGAGAAAACACCAAATAGGCGGAGAGGGGTAAGAACGGTGTTGAGTGAGCGGAGATACAGGATGAAAAAGCTGATTGAATCTCTTAGACTTCGCTATGCCAATGGAGTTCCTCGT TCTGACTCTCAAAGAGTACTACAGCAGCAGAAGGACACTGAG ATTCAATCAAGAATGGGAAGATTCCAGTGTACCTGTAGTTATTGCCAGTTTAAGAGAAATCCTTCTGATGATAATTATGAGAATTATTACAACACAACATACAGTAATTATGCCATGGAATCAAATGAGTCATAA